A stretch of DNA from Brevibacterium sp. CBA3109:
CATTGGTCAGCGGCGGCAGGATGATGCGCATCGCCTGGGGCAGGACGATCGTGACCATCGCCCGTGAGGACGACATACCCAATGACCGTGCCGCTTCAACCTGCCCCTTCGGCACAGCCTGGATGCCGGCACGGATGGTCTCGGCCATATAGGCCGACGACACGAGTGCGAGGGCGATCATGATGATGACGAGCTGCGGCAGATTGAAGCCCGGGAACGCCAGGGGCAGTCCAAATCCCATGACGAGGAAGACGACAAGGGCCGGCAGTCCGCGGAAGAATTCGGTGTAGATGAAGGCCAGCCAACGGTAGACACCGACCGAAGACAGACGCATGAGGGCGAGTACGATGGCGATCGCCAAGCCGAGGATGAAGCCGAGGAGGGTGAAGATGACGGTGTTCTTCAGCGCCTGCGTGACGACCTCGGGGAACATGCCGATGGCAAGGTCCACCCGGCCGAACGTCTCGAGGAGTGTCGACCAGTCGGCCAGAAGTGCGACGACGACGGCAATGACGATGAGGATCGCATATTGGATTCCGCGCGAGATCTTGGCCCTCTGCCGTTTGCCCATCTTCGCTTTGGGGGTGGTGCGAGGAGTGGTCGAGCCGGTCGGGCTACCGTCCTCCCTTTCTGGGGTAGTCGACATGTGGGGTCCTTCAACGGT
This window harbors:
- a CDS encoding amino acid ABC transporter permease, which gives rise to MGKRQRAKISRGIQYAILIVIAVVVALLADWSTLLETFGRVDLAIGMFPEVVTQALKNTVIFTLLGFILGLAIAIVLALMRLSSVGVYRWLAFIYTEFFRGLPALVVFLVMGFGLPLAFPGFNLPQLVIIMIALALVSSAYMAETIRAGIQAVPKGQVEAARSLGMSSSRAMVTIVLPQAMRIILPPLTNELILLTKDSSLAYILGSSVDGRELTALARAEIVNTANLTPFIVVAVCYLIITIPLSYLSRVLERKYGSAEPGAN